DNA from Algisphaera agarilytica:
AAAACAACTCCACACTGAAAAAGAATTGACCTGGATAACAGCGGCGAAGCATCACGCGGAGGGATCACCAAAAGGCGACAGAGCGTGGGGCGGGAGAAACTAAAAGCGATGTTGTTGATTGTTACCAATCAGGGGATTCTTAATACTTTAACTGCAAAAATGAGTTAATCCAAGTCTTTTCCGGCAAGTATTGACGCATATTGCTGCGCTGCTCAACGTTGGATCGATCCCACGCAGAGACAAACACCCATGCTGCGAAAATGCGCATAGCTGGATAGAAGACACAGCAAACTACTGCACCAGTATTGATACGTCGAAGAATCGTCACTCCGATCGCCCGTAGCACCTCAAGCAATACCTAAGTGTCTTCTCGACATATGCCTATAACGAGAGTCGCGGATTATCCCGCGACCTTTTGGCGTCCGGGCTTGGTTCAAGTCAAAAGACGACGAACCCAAGTCCGCAAAGACAAACTCTTAAACGAGAGAGGCAACCTCCGACTCAGTCCACCATCTGGGACACCAGGACCCGAGCAAGTCGCTCCCGGACCGCCTTGGATTCAGCGGTGTCGTCTTCAGGAAGAATGGGCTGCTGCTCTAAGCGGTCGGCCTTTGTATCGAACAAACGGCCGTCGTCATACAGTTTCCAACGGCAGTCCCGTGCCGAGACGTGCAAACGAAAACGGTCTTTACCCATCCCGGGGCGTGGATCGTAATAGCTGTAAATCCACTCCCGAGGTTTCGAAACACCCGTTGCGCCAATCAACTCACCGTAGAAGCTATGCCCGTCCAGACCGTTGAACGCCACCCCGGGCTGGCCCGCGGCTTCGAGGAGGGTGGGGATGAAATCGGTTGAATCCACGAGCGTGTCACTCACGCCCGGCTTAACCGTTCCGATCCAACGGGCAATAGCGGGCACATGCGTTCCAGCTGCGGTGGTTAGCCCCTTCCCGCCTCTGACCGGCCCGCTGATGGTTTGGGAGGTGTGGCGTTGGTCGGTGCCGTTGTCGCTGTAGAAGAGGATCAAAGTGTTTTCGCCGAGCCCGAGTTCATCGACGTGGTCCACGATACGCCCGACGCAGACATCCATGTATTCGACCATGTCCTTGAAGTAGAGGTTGTCGGAATCAAGACGCTTCGCAGGGTCTGCCCAATCCTTGCTCAACGGAGTCGGCACCATCGGCCCGTGGGGAAGGGCCATCGGGTAGTACACGAAGAAAGGCCCGTCCTTCTCGCGTTCAATAAAAGCGTTGATGTAGTCGACCCATTCGTCAGGTCCGTAGGAACCGGGCTTATGGACCAATTCACCGTCCTGCAGGTAGGTCGGGTCTGCGAAACGCGAGCCCTTGTCTTCGGTGTGAAGTGAGTGAAACAGGCTGTAGTGATCAAAGCCGGCATCTTTGGGGTGCATGCCGATACCCCGGAGCTGATCCGCCAAGGGGTCTGTCGGCCGTTCATAGCTCTGGAGTTGCCACTTACCCGCGATGCAGCTGGTGTAGCCCGCCTCGGCCATAAAGTGGCCGATGGTTTTTGCGCCGGGATCCAGGATGCCGAACGCGATCCAGTTGCGGTTGTTGTGGAGCCCGGTCATCAACTGAAGACGGGTGTTGGTGCACAGCGGCTGGGCGTAGGCGTGATCGAAACGCAGCCCCTCTGCCGCCAGACGATCCAAGTTTGGAGTGGCATAACCGGTTCCGCCGTATACGCCCAGTCCGTCCACCCCGATATCGTCTGCCATGATGAGGATGATGTTGGGCCGATCGGGCTCGGCAGCGATCGCCGTGGCGGTCGAAGCAAATGAAAGGACGCCAAGCATCACGGCAAACACATTATTCATACCGAATCTTCCTATTCAGAGAAATGACTGATGCGATAGACAATAGGTAACTTGAATATGCTTAAGCCACCGTGCTGGCGGCCTCGGAATCGCTCCGCACACTCTTGCGATACTGGCTGGGCGTGGTGCCGGTGTAGTCTCGAAACACACGGCAGAAATGCTGAGCGGTGCTGAAGCCACACCCAAAAGCGACATCGATCACTTTAGCGTCACTCTCGGCCAACTGCTGCTGGGCCCGCTGAACCCGCAGGCGGTTCATGAGCATCAGCGGGGTGTCGCCGGTGTGCTTGCGTACCAGGTCGGTCAGCCGAGCCCGGCCGAGCCCGCAGGCACTGGCCATGGACTCGACCGACCACGGCTCGTGGCAGCGGCTTTCCATCTGCTTGATAAAAGCCAACACTCGGTGGTCGGTCTCGAGCACACGGCTACGCGGAGTCGCTTGGGACTGTGCAATCCGCGCGAGCTCAACGAGAGTCTGTCCCGCAAGCGCTCGCCGCACCACACCCGTGCCAAGCCCGTCCGCACCACGTTGCCCCGCGATGCCACGGACTAGGTGCACCAGGTTCTCGGTGAGCGGAAGCGAACGCGACGGAGAGTCAACGAGAGCTTTTCTGATCTGACGGCCCTCGGTCGCGGTGAACGGCAGCTCCGGGTGCCAACCGAATCGATTGTTCGCCGGACGCTTCCTATAGACGCGGTCTAGGCCGATAACCGCGAAGCTCAGCTCCAGGCCGGGCGCGGTTTCGCAGGTGCTGCCGTGCCATTCCCAGGGAAACGTAAAAAACACCGAACCCGCCGGGACGCGATAGGCGCGGTCGTCCACCGACCACTCCGCGGTGCCGCCGGTGACGCAAACCACCTCTAGCCCGACGTTGCGGTGCCACGACAGCTTCCGTTGTTTGCCAGGACGCCAGACGCCAGTGACATCGATCAAATTCATGCAATCATGGTAACCCAAAAATTTATCTAAAACACCAATCGCCAATCTTGGAAGACATCGAAAAATTTATCTGTAATTTGTTTCTTGTCCCAATATCACTTCCCGTTATCCCGGAGTCTGCCACATGAAAATCGGTTGTTTTGCGTTGATCGAACCTTTTTCCGATATGGCCCGCCAGTTCCAGGCCATCGCGGAGATGGGCATCCAGTACGCCGACCTGACCGACAGCCACGACGGTGCGAGCCTGGGCTCGGAGTTTGGCTTCGCCGCAACCATCAGCCTCGACGGCCACCCGCAAGCAATCCGCCACATGATCGGCGACACGGGCATCCAACTCACCGCCGTGTGCGCCCACGCCAACCTCCTCGACCCCCCTTCCCCCGAGGCCTACGGCACCCCGCAGATCATCAAAGCGATACAGCTCGCCCACTTCATGGGCATCAAGCAAGTGGTCACCACCGAGGGCGATCCGAAGACCGCTTTCGGCGAATCGTTGGCCCCCGAACAACGCATCTTTGCGATCCGCGAGAAACTGCATCACCCCATCGCATGGGCCAAGGAACTCGGCATCGAGCTGCTGCTCGAACCCCACGGCATCGTCACCGACGACATCGACGCGCTGGACGAACTGCTCAACCAACTCGGCGAACCCGAAACCGTGGGCCTGAACCTCGACACCGGAAACCTCTGGCTGGGCGGCGGTGACCCGCTGGCGTTTATCGAACGCTTCGGGCCGCGCATCAAGCACGTGCACTGGAAAGACATGCCCGAGGAATGGGTTGAGAAACGCGGCACGATGTACGGCTGCGGCATGGCGGTGATCCCGCTCGGCGACGGCGTTATCGCGGTCAAGGAAGCGGCGGAGGAGCTCGTCCGCATCGGGTTTGATGGGCCCACGACGCTCGAGATCGCGGGAGCCGATGCGGTGAAAACGTCGGCCGAGCGCCTGATGGAGTGGACTTCGTGAAAACGGCTGCGGTGATTGGTTGCGGACGTGCCTGTGACGGCAACAAGGAAGGCTGGGCGATCGGTCACGCCCACGCCCATGGATTTCGCGCAGCGTTCCCGGACGTCGAGCTCTACGGCGTGGACATCAACGCGGACAATCTCGCGGCGTTCGGCGAAACCTTTGGTGTGCCTGAAGACCGGCTGTTTAATTCGACCGAAGCGCTCTACGCGGCGCTAACGCCCGACTGCGTGAGCATCGCGACCTGGCCGGGCCTGCATCACTCACAGGTGCTCGAAGCCGCCAAGCACGGCGTCCGCGCGATCCTCTGCGAAAAACCAATGGCCCTGGACGGCAGCGAGATCGACGAGATGATCGCCGCCTGCGAGCAATCCAACACACGCCTCGCGATCGCCCACCAACGCCGACACGACCCGTGGTTCACCAAAGCCCGCCAGCTCTTGGCCGGGGGCGTGCTCGGGGAGAAGCTCGTACTCACCGCGCACGTCGGAGAGAACTGGGACATGCTCTCGTGGACCACCCACTGGTTAGACATGGCCAGTTATCTGCTCGACGACCAGCCCATAGCGGTGCTGGCGGGCGTCGACCACACCGGCCAACGGCGATACCAGCACGCCGTGGAAGACAGCTCGGTCGTTCAGATCGATTACGCCAAGGGGGCCAAGGGCGTCTTCCTCACCCTCGATGCCGCCGGGCCGTTTGGTTATGGCATCCATATCGTCGGCACGAACGGGTTGATGCAGATCAGCGAGGGGCGAAATGAAATCCACGTCATGACCCAGGACGGCTTCACCGCATACCCCGTCGACGCCGAGGCCGAGCCTACCAGTTACGCCGGGCTCTTCGGCGAGTTGTGGCGAGGTGTCGAAGATTCCTCGACCACCGTGCGCTGCGGGGTTGAACACGCCGCCATGGCGACACGCATCGCTTTTGCCGCCCATGAATCGGCGCGGACGATGCGCCGTATCGCGCTGCCGCCGCGTGATCTGGGGTTTGCCCCCTTGGAGATCGCACAACACCCGCCGCGTCGCAAGCCGTTCCTGAAAAAAGCGGTACTCCTCGCCGACCCGCACCACTGCGACGAGAACGGCGAAGGCGGACGCGACGGCCTGACCGATGCGCTGCTGGCCGAGGTCAGCGATCAGGTACACGTGGTCCCGGTTGAACAGCGCGAACCTGTCGCCCGTGATTTCGATGGGGCCGACCTGCTGGTGATCTACCACATAGAGATGACCAGTTCGCCCGAGGTCCGCGCATTGATCGGCGATTGGATCAAAGCGGGCAAGCCGACGGTGATCGCCCACTGCGGCATCGGCGCGTATGCCGACTGGCCGTGGTTCCGCGAGCAGATCGGGCGCTACTGGGTTTGGGGAGGCGAAGCGCTCCCGCCTTCCGGCCACCCGCACGTTCCCTACAAACTTCAAGTGGTCGAGGGCAGCGGTTTCGACCCGGGTTACGACACGGCCTGGCTGCCGCGTGACGAGGTGTACATGGGGCTGGGCCTGGCCGCCCCGGTTCGTGAGCTCGTCACCGCCGAGACCTCAAAGGGCGAGGCTTACATCGCCTGGCAAGCCGAGGGCGTCGACAACGTCGCCGTGTGGGCCCCCGGGCACCGCCGTGAGATTTGGGCGCTGCCCGCGATGCGTTCGGGGCTGCGTGCCACCGCTGAGCTGGTGTGCAGTGTTGGTTTACTTGCCGACGTCAGCCGGTGACGCCCACTGAAAACGGCTTCTTTCTATAGGTATTGATTATGAATCCTTCACTTTCGCCATCGCTACGGTCCGCCCTGTTTCTCGTCGCCGCCGCTGCTTTGTTCGGCTTTGTCTTTGGCGTCATTGTTCCGTGGAACGCGAATACGGTTCAAGCAGAAGCCCAAGCCACGGCAGAGCCGGACGACTCCAACGATTCTCTCGGCCACGTTGTCTTGTTCGGCTCCATCCACTCGCACCCCGGCGATCGTTCCAAGCACCCCACCGAATCCGGGCGTGACGGGGTGCGTCATGCCCTCGAGGCGATCGGCGCCGAGTCGGTGAATATGGTTGCGATTGAGCAGCGTGGCCTGACCGCCGAAGACCTTGCCGAGGCCGACCTGCTGGTCATTTACCACAATTACCGCAAATCCACCCCGCAAGTCCGCGAGTTGATCAGCGAATGGGTCGGCAACGGCCGACCGATGGTGGTTATTCATGCGGGTCTTGGCGCCTACTCCGATTGGCCCGAGTTCCGTAACTGGCTGGGCCGCTACTGGGTCTGGGCCGACGAAGACGGTAACCCCCACCCCAAGTCACAACACCCCATCACCTCTTGCACCCTAAACGTCGCTCCCGACTCGGACTTTGAGGCCGACATCGATGGCAAGACCCTGCCCGTCGACGAGCTGTTTACCCGTCTCGCCGAGGTCAGCCCAACCGAAGACTGGGTCACGGCCGAGTCACCCAAAGGCCACCAGGCCTACATGGCCTGGGGTTCTAAGGAAACGCCGAACGTCACGATGATGAACCCGGGACACAACCGCGTGATCTGGGACGAACCCGCGATGCATGCCATGCTCAAAGAAGTGATCCGGAAGGCCAAACGCTGAAATCCTGAATCCACTGCCGCCATCGGTTTAGCCGCCCCATCCACCAATACTTAATTGCTCTCAATCTCGAATGGAGAACACCATGACCAACATTTCCCGACGTACCTTCCTTAAATCATCCGCCGCCGGTGCCGCCGCAGTGGGTTTCCCGACCTTTGTCCCCGCCACCGCGCTGGGCAAAGACGGGGCGGCCGCCCCCAGTGAACGCGTCACCGTGGGCGTGATCGGCTGTGGCTCACGTTCGAATAGTTGCTGGGCATACAAGGCAAACCCGGGGGCTCAAGTGCTCGCTACCTGCGACCCTTTCCTGAACCGCCGAGTCGAGAAAGCCGAGGCCTGGGGGGCCGAGTCGCACTACGCCGACTTCCGTGAGCTGCTGGAGCGCGACGACATCGACGCGGTACACATCGTGACCCCCGACCACTGGCACGTGCCGATCTCAATCGCCGCGGCGCGTGCGGGCAAAGACGTCTACTGCGAAAAGCCGCTGGGTGTCAGCATCGAGCAGAACCTCGCGGCCCGCGAGATCGTCGAGAAACACAACCGCGTGTTCCAGTACGGCACGCAGCAACGCTCGATGGATTCCTGCCGGCTGGGACTGGAACTCGTGCTCAATGGCCACATCGGCGAGGTCCAGGAAATCTATGTCTGGGCACCCCAGGGCGGCACCGGAGGTGACCCGACGCCCCAACCCGTCCCGGCCAACTTCGACTACGACCTCTGGCTCGGCCCCGCGCCCGAGAAGCCCTACTGCGACGCCCGCGTCGCCAACACGGGCGCCTGGTTCATCTACGACTACGCCATCGGCTTCATCGCGGGCTGGGGCGCGCACCCGCTGGACATTCTCCAGTGGTGGGCGGACGAAAACGACATGGGCATCCCCGTTGAGTACACCACCACCGGCACCATACCAACCAAGGGCCTTTTCGATTCGGTCACCCACTGGTCGATGCAGGCCACCTACGCCAACGGCCTGAAGATGCACTTCCTCGATCGCTCCACCGCGGTGAAGGGTGACATGACCTTGCCCGAAGGCATGACCAAGAGCCTCGAAAAGATTGGCAACGGCACAATCTTCCTAGGCAGCGATGGTTGGGTCAGTATTTCGCGTGGCGTGTTCACCGCCTCCTCCGAAGAACTCCGCCGTAAAGCCAAAGACCCCGGCCCGATCCGCCTCCCGGTCAGCCGACAACACATGGACAACTTTGTGGACAGCGTCCGGAGCCGTGAGCAGCCGATCTCCAACCTCGAGTCCGGCATCAAGTCCGACATCATCTCGCACATGGGTGACCTGTGCATCCGCACTGGCGAAACGCTTCGCTGGGACCCGGTCAACGAAACCGTCGTTGGCAGCGATGACGCCGTCAAGATGATGCATCGGCCGATGCGTGGGCCGTGGACGCTGTAGGAAAGGGCGATACGGTTGCTGAAAGCCGTCATAGTTCTCGTATTTGCACTGACAACCTCCGCCACCATGAGCCAGCCCTCGATCAACATCGTCGAATCGCCCGATTCCACCACGCTGGAGTTCGACGGCAAGGCCTTATGGACCCTGGTGCACGACCCGGAACAGGGCAAGCCGTACATTCACCCCCTCGCGTCGACCGGGGGGGTGGTCTTCACCGACCTGCGCCCCGAAGACCACCCCTGGCACCGCGGCGTGTGGTTCTCGTGGAAGTTCATCAACGGCGTCAACTACTGGGAAGAGGACCGCACCACCGGCAAGTCCAAGGGCGAGACGCGCCTATTGCAGACCACGGTTGACGCCCAGGACGAAGCGGTTTCAATCGCCATCGATCTCGCCTACGCCCCGGCGGGCAGCGACGAGATCGTGATGCGCGAGCACCGAACGCTCCACATCACCCACCCCGACGACGAGGGCATCTACACGGTCCACTGGTCGAGCGCATTCACCGCACAGGACAACGACGTCCACCTCGACCGCACCCCGATCCCCGGCGAACCCGACGGCAGGAAGTACGGCGGCTACGCGGGCTGGTCGGTCCGCATGAACCCGCAGATGCGCAAGGGCACCTTCATCAACAGCGAAGCCCAGGTCCTTGGCAACCGCGAACCCGCGCGGTGGCAGGCCTACCACACCCCGCAGGGGGCGAGCCTGCTGTTCATGGACCACCCCGACAACCTCAACGCCCCCGCCAAGTGGTACCTGGCCAAGGGCATGCCGTACTTCAGCCCCGCGGTCATCCACGACGGGCCGTACACCCTCCAAGCGCACGAAACGTTGGAGCTGCAGTACGCCCTGGTCGTCCACCCCGGACAGCTACAGCCCGACGCGGCGGAGCGCCGCTGGAAACAATGGGTTGCTGAATGACCCCGGCCGGCCCCGGTTCGGTCTCAACGAATCGGCAGGCGGGTTAAATCAGACCACCGGGCAGCCGGCCGCGCGGAAAATCTCGATCGCGGCTTTGGCTTGATCTGGCGTCGCCGCGGGGGTGTCGGCCAGGGGATAATCCAGGTCCAGCTTCTTCCACTTGTCCCGCCCCATCTGGTGGAACGGAAGAACCTCGACCCGCTCAACATTCGACATCGGGGCGACGAACTCAGCGAGTGCCTCGATGTCTTCTGCACCATCCGTCAGCCCCGGCACCAAGACGTAGCGCACCCAGGCCGGGCGCTGGCGCTCGGCCAGCCGGCGGGCAAAGTTCAGGATGTCGGTGTTGTCGTGACCCGTGACCACGCGGTGGTGCTCGGCGTCGAACGCCTTGAGGTCCAGCAGAAACAGATCGACATCCTCGAGGTCTTCATCGCTGAGGCGATGCCCGAGGTAGCCGTTGGTATCCATCGCGACGTGCAGCCCCAACTCCGTCTTCATGGCACGCAGCAGCTCAATCGCAAACGGGGCCTGGACCAGGGGCTCCCCACCCGACACGGTGAACCCGCCCTTCGTCGCCTTCAGAAACTGAGCATACTTGGCGACGTCCGCCACGATCTGCTCGACGGTGTGGGGCTGGCCTCGATTGACAGGCCAGGTGTCGGGGTTGTGGCAGTACTGGCATCGCAGGTGGCAGCCCATGAGCCAGACGACGTAACGGAACCCCGGCCCATCCACCGTCGACGCGTTCTCGTAGCTGTGCAACAACCCGGTGCGCGGCGAAACGCCCCTGCCGGGCTGGAGCGGGGCGGGCTCTAGCGTCGGCAGGGGCACATGCGCAGCGTCGCCCTGGGTTTCGGATTGGGAGACGTCGTGCGGGTCGTTCATGGGTTCAAGCCGATTCAGCCCGTGGGGAGCGGCTTACAGCTTGTTGTGGAACGTGCGGTTGACCACGTCCTGCTGCTGTTCACGGGTCAGCTTGATGAAGTTTACCGCGTAGCCGCTCACGCGAACGGTCAGTTGCGGGTAGTTTTCGGGGTTCTCCATGGCATCGATCAACGTCTCGCGATCGAGCACGTTGACGTTCATGTGGAAGCCCGAGGCTCCGAAATACCCGTCCAGGCAGGCGGCGAGGTTGCGGATCTGGTCCTCACGGTTCGAGCCCAGAGCGCTTGGCAGGATGCTGTTGGTGAGGCTGATGCCGTCTTGAGCGGCCTCGTAGGGCAGCTTGGCCACCGAGAGCGCCGAGGCCACATAGCCGTTCTCGTCGCGGCCGTGCATCGGGTTGGCACCGGGGGCGAACGGCTCGCCGGTCTTACGCCCATCGGGGGTCGCGCCGGTGGACTGGCCGTAGACGACGTTGGACGTGATCGTGAGCACGCTCATGGTGTGGTCCGCGTTGCGGTACGTCGGGTGCTTGCGGAGTTTTTCCATGAAGGTCTCGACCAGCCAGGTGGCGTAGCCATCGACATCGTCGTGATTGTTGCCGAAGGCGGGGTAGTCGCCCTGGACCTCGTAGTCGACCACGAGGCCGGTGTCGTCGCGGACGACCTTGACGCCCGCGTTGCGGATGGCAGACAACGAGTCGGCGACGACCGAGAGCCCGGCGATGCCGAAGGCCATCGTGCGGCGCGGCGAGTAGTCGTGCAGCGCCATCTCGATGCGTTCGTAGGCGTACTTGTCGTGCATGAAGTGGATGCAGTTCATGGCGTTGACGTAGACACGGGCCAGCCAGTCCATCGCCTTGTCGTAGCGCTCCATGACCTGGTCGTAGTCGAGCACGTCGCCCTCGATGGGGTCGAACTCGGGCATGACCTGCTTGCCGGTGAGTTCATCCCGGCCGCCGTTGATCGCGTAGAGCAGGCACTTGGCCAGGTTGACGCGGGCGCCGAAGAACTGCATCTGCTTGCCGACTTCCATGCCGCTGACGCAACAGGCGATCGCGCTGTCGTCACCGCCGCCGTCCCGCAGCAGGTCGTCGTTTTCGTACTGGATGCTGGAGGTGTCGATACTGACCTTGGCGCAGAACTGCTTAAAGCTCTCGGGCAGCGCCGTCGACCAGAACACGGTCAGGTTCGGCTCGGGCGCGGGTCCGAGGTTGTACAGCGTCTGCAGGAAGCGGAACGAGTTCTTGGTGACCAGCGGCCGGCCGTCTTCACCGACGCCGCCGATAGATTCGGTGACCCAGGTCGGGTCGCCGCTGAACAGGTCGTTGTACTCCGGCGTCCGCAGGAAACGCACGATACGCAGCTTGATGACGAAGTCGTCGATCAGTTCCTGGGCTTGCTCTTCGGTGAGCTTGCCGGTTTCCAGGTCGCGCTGGATGTAGATGTCGAAGAAGGTGCTGACCCGGCCCAGCGACATGGCCGCGCCGTTCTGTTCTTTCACCGCGGCGAGGTAGGCGAAGTAGGTCCACTGCACGGCCTCGCGTGCATCCTTGGCGGGCTGGGAGATGTCGAAGCCGTAGGCCTCACCCATCTGCTTGAGTTCTTTCAGGGCCTTGATCTGCTCAGAGATTTCTTCGCGGTCGCGGATGACGTCCTCGGTCGAATGGAGCTCGGCAAGCTGGAGTTTCTCGGATTCTTTCGCTTGGATCAGACGATCCACGCCGTAGAGGGCTACGCGGCGGTAGTCACCGATGATCCGGCCGCGGCCGTAGGCGTCAGGTAGGCCAGTGACCAGGTGGGCGCTACGGGCCTTGCGGATCTCGGGGGTGTAGACATCGAAGACGCCGTCGTTGTGCGTCTTGCGGT
Protein-coding regions in this window:
- a CDS encoding sulfatase-like hydrolase/transferase; amino-acid sequence: MFAVMLGVLSFASTATAIAAEPDRPNIILIMADDIGVDGLGVYGGTGYATPNLDRLAAEGLRFDHAYAQPLCTNTRLQLMTGLHNNRNWIAFGILDPGAKTIGHFMAEAGYTSCIAGKWQLQSYERPTDPLADQLRGIGMHPKDAGFDHYSLFHSLHTEDKGSRFADPTYLQDGELVHKPGSYGPDEWVDYINAFIEREKDGPFFVYYPMALPHGPMVPTPLSKDWADPAKRLDSDNLYFKDMVEYMDVCVGRIVDHVDELGLGENTLILFYSDNGTDQRHTSQTISGPVRGGKGLTTAAGTHVPAIARWIGTVKPGVSDTLVDSTDFIPTLLEAAGQPGVAFNGLDGHSFYGELIGATGVSKPREWIYSYYDPRPGMGKDRFRLHVSARDCRWKLYDDGRLFDTKADRLEQQPILPEDDTAESKAVRERLARVLVSQMVD
- a CDS encoding Gfo/Idh/MocA family oxidoreductase; amino-acid sequence: MKTAAVIGCGRACDGNKEGWAIGHAHAHGFRAAFPDVELYGVDINADNLAAFGETFGVPEDRLFNSTEALYAALTPDCVSIATWPGLHHSQVLEAAKHGVRAILCEKPMALDGSEIDEMIAACEQSNTRLAIAHQRRHDPWFTKARQLLAGGVLGEKLVLTAHVGENWDMLSWTTHWLDMASYLLDDQPIAVLAGVDHTGQRRYQHAVEDSSVVQIDYAKGAKGVFLTLDAAGPFGYGIHIVGTNGLMQISEGRNEIHVMTQDGFTAYPVDAEAEPTSYAGLFGELWRGVEDSSTTVRCGVEHAAMATRIAFAAHESARTMRRIALPPRDLGFAPLEIAQHPPRRKPFLKKAVLLADPHHCDENGEGGRDGLTDALLAEVSDQVHVVPVEQREPVARDFDGADLLVIYHIEMTSSPEVRALIGDWIKAGKPTVIAHCGIGAYADWPWFREQIGRYWVWGGEALPPSGHPHVPYKLQVVEGSGFDPGYDTAWLPRDEVYMGLGLAAPVRELVTAETSKGEAYIAWQAEGVDNVAVWAPGHRREIWALPAMRSGLRATAELVCSVGLLADVSR
- the pflA gene encoding pyruvate formate-lyase-activating protein, which produces MNDPHDVSQSETQGDAAHVPLPTLEPAPLQPGRGVSPRTGLLHSYENASTVDGPGFRYVVWLMGCHLRCQYCHNPDTWPVNRGQPHTVEQIVADVAKYAQFLKATKGGFTVSGGEPLVQAPFAIELLRAMKTELGLHVAMDTNGYLGHRLSDEDLEDVDLFLLDLKAFDAEHHRVVTGHDNTDILNFARRLAERQRPAWVRYVLVPGLTDGAEDIEALAEFVAPMSNVERVEVLPFHQMGRDKWKKLDLDYPLADTPAATPDQAKAAIEIFRAAGCPVV
- a CDS encoding Gfo/Idh/MocA family protein, whose product is MTNISRRTFLKSSAAGAAAVGFPTFVPATALGKDGAAAPSERVTVGVIGCGSRSNSCWAYKANPGAQVLATCDPFLNRRVEKAEAWGAESHYADFRELLERDDIDAVHIVTPDHWHVPISIAAARAGKDVYCEKPLGVSIEQNLAAREIVEKHNRVFQYGTQQRSMDSCRLGLELVLNGHIGEVQEIYVWAPQGGTGGDPTPQPVPANFDYDLWLGPAPEKPYCDARVANTGAWFIYDYAIGFIAGWGAHPLDILQWWADENDMGIPVEYTTTGTIPTKGLFDSVTHWSMQATYANGLKMHFLDRSTAVKGDMTLPEGMTKSLEKIGNGTIFLGSDGWVSISRGVFTASSEELRRKAKDPGPIRLPVSRQHMDNFVDSVRSREQPISNLESGIKSDIISHMGDLCIRTGETLRWDPVNETVVGSDDAVKMMHRPMRGPWTL
- a CDS encoding sugar phosphate isomerase/epimerase family protein — protein: MKIGCFALIEPFSDMARQFQAIAEMGIQYADLTDSHDGASLGSEFGFAATISLDGHPQAIRHMIGDTGIQLTAVCAHANLLDPPSPEAYGTPQIIKAIQLAHFMGIKQVVTTEGDPKTAFGESLAPEQRIFAIREKLHHPIAWAKELGIELLLEPHGIVTDDIDALDELLNQLGEPETVGLNLDTGNLWLGGGDPLAFIERFGPRIKHVHWKDMPEEWVEKRGTMYGCGMAVIPLGDGVIAVKEAAEELVRIGFDGPTTLEIAGADAVKTSAERLMEWTS
- the pflB gene encoding formate C-acetyltransferase: MSTAIPPRPTTLHPEASSGAFDPHTGFTPGPWQQSIDVRDFIRGNYSPYSGTEAFLASPTPRTTKVWEKLSELFKIEREKGVLDVSQIPSSITAHEPGYIDQDLELIVGLQTDAPLKRAIFPNGGWRMVVGSLEAYGYKPDPEVAKVFTNYRKTHNDGVFDVYTPEIRKARSAHLVTGLPDAYGRGRIIGDYRRVALYGVDRLIQAKESEKLQLAELHSTEDVIRDREEISEQIKALKELKQMGEAYGFDISQPAKDAREAVQWTYFAYLAAVKEQNGAAMSLGRVSTFFDIYIQRDLETGKLTEEQAQELIDDFVIKLRIVRFLRTPEYNDLFSGDPTWVTESIGGVGEDGRPLVTKNSFRFLQTLYNLGPAPEPNLTVFWSTALPESFKQFCAKVSIDTSSIQYENDDLLRDGGGDDSAIACCVSGMEVGKQMQFFGARVNLAKCLLYAINGGRDELTGKQVMPEFDPIEGDVLDYDQVMERYDKAMDWLARVYVNAMNCIHFMHDKYAYERIEMALHDYSPRRTMAFGIAGLSVVADSLSAIRNAGVKVVRDDTGLVVDYEVQGDYPAFGNNHDDVDGYATWLVETFMEKLRKHPTYRNADHTMSVLTITSNVVYGQSTGATPDGRKTGEPFAPGANPMHGRDENGYVASALSVAKLPYEAAQDGISLTNSILPSALGSNREDQIRNLAACLDGYFGASGFHMNVNVLDRETLIDAMENPENYPQLTVRVSGYAVNFIKLTREQQQDVVNRTFHNKL
- a CDS encoding ThuA domain-containing protein yields the protein MNPSLSPSLRSALFLVAAAALFGFVFGVIVPWNANTVQAEAQATAEPDDSNDSLGHVVLFGSIHSHPGDRSKHPTESGRDGVRHALEAIGAESVNMVAIEQRGLTAEDLAEADLLVIYHNYRKSTPQVRELISEWVGNGRPMVVIHAGLGAYSDWPEFRNWLGRYWVWADEDGNPHPKSQHPITSCTLNVAPDSDFEADIDGKTLPVDELFTRLAEVSPTEDWVTAESPKGHQAYMAWGSKETPNVTMMNPGHNRVIWDEPAMHAMLKEVIRKAKR
- a CDS encoding DUF6807 domain-containing protein, translated to MSQPSINIVESPDSTTLEFDGKALWTLVHDPEQGKPYIHPLASTGGVVFTDLRPEDHPWHRGVWFSWKFINGVNYWEEDRTTGKSKGETRLLQTTVDAQDEAVSIAIDLAYAPAGSDEIVMREHRTLHITHPDDEGIYTVHWSSAFTAQDNDVHLDRTPIPGEPDGRKYGGYAGWSVRMNPQMRKGTFINSEAQVLGNREPARWQAYHTPQGASLLFMDHPDNLNAPAKWYLAKGMPYFSPAVIHDGPYTLQAHETLELQYALVVHPGQLQPDAAERRWKQWVAE
- a CDS encoding helix-turn-helix domain-containing protein — encoded protein: MNLIDVTGVWRPGKQRKLSWHRNVGLEVVCVTGGTAEWSVDDRAYRVPAGSVFFTFPWEWHGSTCETAPGLELSFAVIGLDRVYRKRPANNRFGWHPELPFTATEGRQIRKALVDSPSRSLPLTENLVHLVRGIAGQRGADGLGTGVVRRALAGQTLVELARIAQSQATPRSRVLETDHRVLAFIKQMESRCHEPWSVESMASACGLGRARLTDLVRKHTGDTPLMLMNRLRVQRAQQQLAESDAKVIDVAFGCGFSTAQHFCRVFRDYTGTTPSQYRKSVRSDSEAASTVA